The Xanthomonas sp. DAR 34887 genome has a segment encoding these proteins:
- a CDS encoding beta-galactosidase, with product MKRRTFCLLSVLAPLGMAATPVAAIATAAAPEPDGRPHAFDFAQGRFVLDGQPWQIRSGEMHPLRIPREYWLHRIRMAKAMGLNTIALYLMWNALETEPGVFDLDSDRRDFVAFIRLCAQEGMWVYLRPGPYVCAEWTLGGLPAYLLREPGMRLRDASDARYMAAVRRYIAAVAPRIAPLLASAGGPVLMLQIENEYSMFGDDVAYLQALRALWQEHGIDGPFAVADGMKDLRRRKAYLPGTALGLDGADLADLQHGRAFAGDAPVWVAEGYPGWLTHWGEADVAHRDYLPTLRRLLAHGHSFNLYVVHGGSNFGLSAGANADDDGSNFQPALTSYDYGAPIDERGAATPAYFAMRDAIAASVPGRLPLPLPPAPPPRTRFAPTLALPYASLWDNLPAAPVATVAPAGNEILFGQDQGLVLYRRRIGPGAQLRVDGVHDYAVVHVDGEEVGHVSRVRHRALRSSPQLALPRAQQADRALEILVDSFGHINFGPALGDAKGLVGEVRLQDAPLQEWQAYPIALDPAWIKTLQPLRAPTSRPGLFFRAEIAVESPGDVYLDMREWDKGYLWVNGQLLGRYWRIGPQQALYCPGPWLRPGRNEVLVLDLHRTRAAAIHCADALQGARA from the coding sequence ATGAAACGTCGCACTTTTTGCCTGCTCAGCGTGCTCGCGCCGCTCGGGATGGCGGCCACGCCAGTGGCGGCGATCGCCACGGCGGCCGCGCCCGAGCCGGACGGGCGTCCGCACGCGTTCGACTTCGCGCAAGGCCGGTTCGTGCTGGACGGCCAGCCGTGGCAGATCCGCAGCGGCGAAATGCATCCGCTGCGTATTCCGCGCGAGTACTGGTTGCACCGGATCCGCATGGCCAAGGCGATGGGTTTGAACACCATCGCCCTGTATCTGATGTGGAACGCGCTGGAAACCGAGCCGGGCGTGTTCGACCTGGACAGCGATCGCCGCGACTTCGTCGCCTTCATCCGCCTGTGCGCGCAGGAAGGCATGTGGGTCTATCTGCGGCCCGGCCCGTATGTCTGCGCCGAGTGGACGCTCGGCGGCCTGCCCGCCTATCTGTTGCGCGAACCGGGCATGCGCCTGCGCGATGCCAGCGATGCGCGCTACATGGCGGCGGTGCGGCGCTACATCGCCGCGGTGGCGCCGCGGATCGCGCCGCTGCTGGCGTCGGCCGGCGGCCCGGTGCTGATGCTGCAGATCGAGAACGAGTATTCGATGTTCGGCGACGACGTCGCTTACCTGCAGGCGCTGCGCGCGCTGTGGCAGGAACACGGCATCGACGGGCCGTTCGCGGTGGCCGACGGCATGAAGGATCTGCGCCGGCGCAAGGCGTATCTGCCCGGCACCGCGCTGGGCCTGGATGGTGCCGACCTGGCCGATCTGCAGCACGGCCGTGCCTTCGCCGGCGACGCGCCGGTGTGGGTGGCCGAGGGCTATCCGGGCTGGTTGACGCATTGGGGCGAGGCCGATGTCGCGCACCGCGACTACTTGCCGACGCTGCGCCGGCTGCTGGCGCACGGCCATTCGTTCAACCTGTACGTGGTGCATGGCGGCAGCAATTTCGGCCTGAGTGCCGGCGCCAATGCCGACGACGACGGCTCCAACTTCCAGCCGGCGTTGACCAGTTACGACTACGGCGCACCGATCGACGAGCGCGGCGCGGCAACGCCGGCGTATTTCGCGATGCGCGATGCGATCGCCGCATCTGTGCCCGGCCGCTTGCCGCTGCCGCTGCCGCCGGCGCCGCCGCCGCGCACGCGCTTCGCGCCGACCCTGGCGCTGCCGTATGCGTCCTTGTGGGACAACCTGCCTGCAGCGCCGGTCGCGACCGTGGCGCCGGCCGGCAACGAGATCCTGTTCGGCCAGGACCAGGGACTGGTGCTGTATCGGCGCCGCATCGGCCCCGGCGCGCAGCTGCGCGTGGACGGCGTGCACGACTACGCGGTGGTGCACGTGGATGGCGAGGAAGTGGGGCACGTGTCGCGGGTGCGGCATCGCGCCCTGCGTTCGTCGCCGCAGCTGGCGCTGCCACGGGCGCAGCAGGCGGATCGCGCGCTGGAGATCCTGGTCGACAGCTTCGGTCACATCAATTTCGGTCCGGCGCTGGGCGATGCCAAGGGACTGGTCGGCGAGGTGCGGTTGCAAGATGCGCCGCTGCAGGAGTGGCAGGCGTATCCGATCGCGCTGGACCCCGCCTGGATCAAGACGCTGCAGCCGTTGCGCGCGCCGACATCGCGACCGGGGCTTTTCTTCCGTGCGGAGATCGCGGTCGAATCGCCCGGCGACGTCTATCTGGACATGCGCGAGTGGGACAAGGGCTATCTGTGGGTCAACGGCCAGTTGCTCGGCCGCTACTGGCGCATCGGGCCGCAGCAGGCCCTGTATTGCCCGGGCCCGTGGCTGCGGCCAGGCCGCAACGAGGTGCTGGTGCTGGATCTGCACCGCACCCGCGCCGCCGCGATCCATTGCGCGGACGCGTTGCAAGGAGCGCGCGCATGA
- a CDS encoding APC family permease produces MLLTTPDASARRDADHVPPRAIGFWGGLSANLLNMVGIGPFITIPLALSALAGPMVLLGWVAGALLCLCDGLVWAELGSAIPKSGGPYHYLREAYGRDGLGSLFGFLYLWQTLLTAPLSIGAAAVGFTQYLAFLAPGLAPWQLTAIAAALCLVNTALLYREVRSVQVLSLLVTAAVVAAVVWIVASGLLHFDMATAQRFLHAGAVSPHGFWLGFGAVALIAVYDYGGYNNVCMLGGEIRQPRRNIPLAVLCSIPIVAALYLGLNVAILGVLPWQQAAQSKAVVADFMQAIYGHVGSTIAVALIMLASWGSALVVLLGYSRVPYAAAAEGQFFRVFARLHPRGHFPTVSLLFVGVTSALACMLSLDDLIATLMVIQIMFQFMAQCLAVVLLRRQAQRPPDAFSMPLYPWPLWVSVAGWLYILATSQGRHLLAAVVALCVGTALFLIQARRQGTWPWAAR; encoded by the coding sequence ATGCTGCTGACCACGCCCGATGCCTCAGCGCGCCGCGATGCCGATCACGTGCCGCCGCGCGCGATCGGATTCTGGGGTGGGCTGTCCGCGAACCTGCTGAACATGGTCGGCATCGGCCCGTTCATCACTATTCCGTTGGCGTTGTCGGCGCTGGCCGGACCGATGGTGCTGCTGGGTTGGGTGGCCGGCGCGTTGCTGTGCCTGTGCGACGGCCTGGTCTGGGCCGAACTGGGCTCGGCGATTCCCAAATCCGGCGGGCCGTACCACTACCTGCGCGAGGCCTATGGCCGCGACGGCCTGGGCAGCCTGTTCGGCTTTCTCTACCTGTGGCAGACGTTGCTGACCGCGCCGTTGTCGATCGGTGCGGCGGCGGTCGGCTTCACCCAGTACCTGGCCTTCCTGGCGCCGGGCCTGGCGCCGTGGCAGCTGACCGCGATCGCCGCGGCGCTGTGCCTGGTCAACACCGCCTTGCTGTATCGCGAAGTGCGCTCGGTGCAGGTGTTGTCGCTGCTGGTCACCGCCGCGGTGGTCGCGGCGGTGGTGTGGATCGTGGCCAGCGGCCTGCTGCATTTCGACATGGCGACCGCGCAGCGTTTCCTGCACGCTGGCGCGGTCTCGCCGCACGGCTTCTGGCTCGGCTTCGGCGCGGTGGCGCTGATCGCGGTGTACGACTACGGCGGCTACAACAACGTGTGCATGCTCGGCGGCGAGATTCGCCAGCCGCGGCGCAACATCCCGCTGGCGGTGTTGTGCTCGATCCCGATCGTGGCAGCGCTGTACCTGGGCTTGAACGTGGCCATCCTCGGCGTGCTGCCGTGGCAGCAGGCGGCGCAGTCCAAGGCGGTGGTGGCCGACTTCATGCAGGCGATCTACGGGCATGTCGGCAGCACCATCGCGGTCGCGCTGATCATGCTCGCCAGTTGGGGTTCGGCGCTGGTGGTGCTGCTGGGCTATTCGCGGGTGCCATACGCGGCGGCGGCCGAGGGGCAGTTCTTCCGGGTATTCGCGCGGCTGCATCCGCGCGGCCATTTTCCGACGGTGTCGCTGCTGTTCGTCGGCGTGACGTCGGCGCTGGCGTGCATGCTGTCGCTGGACGATCTGATCGCCACGCTGATGGTCATCCAGATCATGTTCCAGTTCATGGCGCAGTGCCTGGCGGTGGTGCTGCTGCGGCGACAAGCGCAGCGTCCGCCGGACGCGTTCTCGATGCCGCTGTATCCGTGGCCGCTGTGGGTGAGCGTGGCCGGCTGGCTGTACATCCTGGCCACCAGCCAGGGCCGTCATCTGCTCGCGGCGGTGGTGGCGTTGTGCGTGGGCACGGCGCTGTTCTTGATCCAAGCCAGGAGGCAGGGCACATGGCCTTGGGCAGCGCGATGA
- a CDS encoding carbohydrate kinase family protein: protein MSACDVAVVGEIYADHILSGFQRWPQPGEEALASAYLRELGGGAVNTACGLARLGRSTRLIGLIGESDRPWFEQRLGQFQVRSDGLRGDPAGTGITVSVSMPDDRAFFTYLGANARLDALLARADVLDELCAARHVHFAMPLSRALAQTLLPALAAAGCTTSLDVGFSPDWLAAPHNLATCREVDYFLPNQKEAALLGCGDGAEACRQWAQTLGLRHAAIKLGGAGAMAVDATGARRVAAPAVQVRDTTGAGDAFDAGFIDALLDGAGLDECLRRACFCGACCCAALGALDGLPDFDQLRKHNDSNES, encoded by the coding sequence ATGAGCGCGTGCGACGTCGCCGTGGTCGGCGAGATCTATGCCGATCACATCCTCAGCGGTTTCCAGCGCTGGCCGCAGCCGGGCGAGGAAGCCCTGGCGAGCGCCTATCTGCGCGAGCTCGGCGGCGGCGCGGTCAACACGGCGTGCGGGCTGGCGCGGCTGGGGCGCAGCACGCGCCTGATCGGCCTGATCGGCGAGAGCGACCGGCCCTGGTTCGAACAGCGGCTGGGCCAGTTCCAGGTGCGCAGCGATGGGTTGCGCGGCGACCCGGCCGGGACCGGGATCACGGTCAGCGTGTCGATGCCCGACGACCGCGCGTTCTTCACCTACCTGGGCGCCAACGCCAGGCTGGACGCGCTGCTCGCGCGCGCCGACGTGCTGGACGAACTGTGCGCGGCGCGCCACGTGCATTTCGCGATGCCGCTGTCGCGCGCGCTGGCGCAGACGCTGCTGCCGGCGCTGGCCGCGGCCGGCTGCACGACTTCGCTGGACGTGGGCTTCAGCCCGGACTGGCTGGCCGCGCCGCACAACCTCGCCACCTGCCGCGAGGTGGACTATTTCCTGCCCAACCAGAAAGAGGCCGCGCTGCTCGGCTGCGGCGACGGCGCCGAGGCATGCCGCCAGTGGGCGCAGACGCTGGGCCTGCGCCATGCGGCGATCAAGCTCGGCGGCGCCGGCGCGATGGCGGTCGACGCAACCGGTGCGCGCCGCGTCGCCGCGCCCGCGGTGCAGGTGCGCGACACCACCGGCGCCGGCGACGCCTTCGACGCCGGCTTCATCGATGCGCTGCTCGACGGCGCAGGACTCGACGAATGCCTGCGCCGCGCCTGCTTCTGCGGCGCGTGCTGCTGCGCCGCGCTCGGCGCGCTGGACGGCCTCCCCGATTTCGACCAACTGAGGAAACACAATGACAGCAACGAATCGTAA
- a CDS encoding 6-phospho-beta-glucosidase — translation MTATNRKVALIGGGGVRSPLVVYGVNEAATALGVQEMVLYDPDPARVQLMVAMGRAVVAEFGGELRVRAAASLEDAIEGADFVLNSIRIGGIAQRAADERVSIDQGYPGQETTGPAGVAMALRTVPVSIAQARLVEQLSPDAWLVNFTNPAGLITQAVSTHTRAKIVGICDTPTELFHNIAQALGAHHDAVECDYVGLNHLGWVRGVRLHGEDVIDRLLQDDALLRQLYLAPLFDFDMIRALRLIPTEYLFFYYERRRALANQRTQGGSRGAEIETLNHALIATLGSRLQAGDGHGAVQAYAAYLNQRSGSYMKLEAEGGSAFDAGVSLQADPFRVSTGYHRIAIDVMSALTGAVPAKIVVNVRNQGAIADLPDDDIVEISSHIDRNRIVPCPTAPLPDAVHGLIRAVKAYERAAIEAVLSGSRLTARKAMLIHPAIGEWTPSHDLLEGLFGHLSDDGQCLCQGPMHWHG, via the coding sequence ATGACAGCAACGAATCGTAAGGTCGCCCTGATCGGCGGCGGCGGGGTGCGCTCGCCACTGGTCGTGTACGGGGTCAACGAGGCGGCCACGGCACTGGGCGTGCAGGAGATGGTGCTGTACGACCCGGACCCGGCGCGGGTGCAACTGATGGTGGCGATGGGCCGTGCGGTGGTGGCGGAATTCGGCGGCGAGCTGCGCGTGCGCGCCGCCGCGTCGCTGGAAGACGCGATCGAGGGCGCGGACTTCGTGCTCAACAGCATCCGCATCGGCGGCATCGCGCAGCGCGCCGCCGACGAGCGGGTGAGCATCGACCAAGGCTATCCAGGGCAGGAAACCACCGGGCCGGCAGGCGTGGCCATGGCCTTGCGCACGGTGCCCGTGTCGATCGCGCAGGCGCGGCTGGTGGAGCAGTTGAGCCCGGATGCGTGGCTGGTTAACTTCACCAATCCGGCAGGGCTGATCACCCAGGCGGTGAGCACGCATACCCGCGCCAAGATCGTCGGCATCTGCGACACCCCGACCGAGCTGTTCCACAACATCGCGCAGGCGCTGGGCGCGCACCACGACGCGGTGGAATGCGATTACGTCGGCCTGAACCATCTGGGCTGGGTGCGTGGCGTGCGCCTGCACGGCGAGGACGTCATCGACCGGCTGCTGCAGGACGACGCGCTGCTGCGCCAGCTGTACCTGGCGCCGCTGTTCGACTTCGACATGATCCGCGCGCTGCGGCTGATTCCGACCGAGTACCTGTTCTTCTACTACGAGCGGCGCCGCGCGCTGGCCAACCAGCGCACCCAGGGCGGCAGCCGCGGCGCGGAGATCGAGACCTTGAACCACGCCTTGATCGCGACGCTGGGCAGCCGCCTGCAGGCCGGCGACGGCCACGGTGCGGTGCAGGCGTATGCGGCGTATCTGAACCAGCGTTCGGGGTCCTACATGAAGCTCGAGGCCGAAGGCGGTTCGGCGTTCGATGCCGGGGTCAGCCTGCAGGCCGATCCGTTCCGGGTCAGCACCGGCTATCACCGCATCGCCATCGACGTGATGAGCGCGCTGACCGGCGCGGTGCCGGCCAAGATCGTGGTCAACGTGCGCAACCAGGGCGCGATCGCCGATCTGCCCGACGACGACATCGTGGAGATTTCCTCGCACATCGACCGCAACCGCATCGTGCCGTGCCCGACCGCGCCGCTGCCGGACGCGGTGCATGGGCTGATCCGCGCGGTGAAGGCCTACGAGCGCGCGGCGATCGAGGCGGTGCTGTCGGGCAGCCGCCTGACGGCGCGCAAGGCGATGCTGATCCATCCGGCGATCGGCGAATGGACGCCGTCGCACGATCTGTTGGAAGGCCTGTTCGGCCACCTAAGCGACGATGGACAGTGCCTGTGCCAGGGGCCGATGCACTGGCATGGCTGA
- the putA gene encoding bifunctional proline dehydrogenase/L-glutamate gamma-semialdehyde dehydrogenase PutA, with product MPSASPSPLLAPELPPASHALRAAITAAWLKDEADHVRELLEQARLPAADQAKVQALAADLVTRVRARAQDQGAIEAFMRQYDLGSEEGVLLMCVAEALLRIPDQETADKLIRDKLGDADWKKHMGESDSVLVNASTWGLMLTGKLVQINDLTRADVAGAFKRLIGRVGEPVIRLAVRQAMKIMGHQFVMGRTIGEALSRSKKGDNAHYRYSFDMLGEGALTMKDAQRYLDAYRQAIHAIGRSGPNGSYTGSDVFAAPSISIKLSALYPRYEHAKRARVMAELVPGVLELAQLARSYGIGYTVDAEEADRLELSLDIIEATFSDPSLDGWEGYGLAVQAYQKRTPYTIDFLADLARRVGRRIPVRLVKGAYWDAEIKRAQVEGHPGYPVFTRKQNTDVSYLACAKRMFAHSDALYPMFATHNAQTIAAVRAIAGSKDYEHQKLHGMGDDLYAEVIPADRLGVPCRVYAPVGSHEDLLPYLVRRLLENGANSSFVNRITDEDVAIEDLIRDPVEAVSAFASIPHPKIPLPADLLRSQNHNRKNSMGANLANDNDLRALADQLNAAIKPWQAAPLVPGAVIASEALPVTNPADRREVVGRWQPADAATVEKALANAVAAQPGWNRTPAASRATILEHAADLLEARMPEFIALCVKEAGKTLPDGVAEVREAVDFLRYYAGQARAQFGAPERLPGPTGESNELQLQGRGVFVCISPWNFPLAIFLGQVAAALAAGNSVIAKPAEQTNLVGHAAVKLLHEAGVPAAAVQFLPGDGATVGAALTRDPRVAGVAFTGSTETARAINRALAARDAAIGVLIAETGGQNAFIADSSSLPEAVVKDAISSAFISAGQRCSAARVLFVQDDIADKVMTMLAGAMAELKIGDPGLLSTDVGPVIDADALQILTDHAARMDREARLIAAAASDDSTAHGSFFAPRAYELQSLAQLQREIFGPVLHVIRWKADQLDAVIEQINATGYGLTLGVHSRIDETIERIAARVQVGNVYVNRNQIGAVVGVQPFGGQGLSGTGPKAGGPHYLLRFATEKVVTVNTTAAGGNASLLTLGD from the coding sequence ATGCCGTCCGCGTCTCCCTCGCCGTTGCTTGCCCCCGAACTGCCCCCCGCCTCCCACGCACTGCGCGCCGCGATCACCGCCGCGTGGCTGAAGGACGAGGCCGACCACGTGCGCGAACTGCTCGAGCAGGCGCGCCTGCCCGCCGCCGACCAGGCCAAGGTGCAGGCGCTGGCCGCCGACCTGGTCACCCGCGTGCGCGCCCGCGCCCAAGACCAGGGCGCGATCGAAGCCTTCATGCGCCAGTACGACCTGGGCAGCGAGGAAGGCGTGCTGCTGATGTGCGTGGCCGAAGCGCTGCTGCGCATTCCCGACCAGGAAACCGCCGACAAGCTGATCCGCGACAAGCTCGGCGACGCGGACTGGAAGAAGCACATGGGCGAGAGCGACTCGGTGCTGGTCAACGCCTCCACCTGGGGCCTGATGCTCACCGGCAAGCTGGTGCAGATCAACGACCTGACCCGCGCCGACGTGGCCGGCGCGTTCAAGCGCCTGATCGGCCGCGTCGGCGAGCCGGTGATCCGCCTGGCGGTGCGCCAGGCGATGAAGATCATGGGCCACCAGTTCGTCATGGGCCGCACCATCGGCGAGGCGCTGTCGCGCTCGAAGAAGGGCGACAACGCGCATTACCGCTATTCGTTCGACATGCTCGGCGAAGGCGCGCTGACCATGAAGGACGCGCAGCGCTATCTCGACGCCTATCGCCAGGCGATCCACGCGATCGGCCGCAGCGGTCCCAACGGCTCGTACACCGGCAGCGACGTGTTCGCCGCGCCCAGCATCTCGATCAAGCTGTCGGCGCTGTATCCGCGTTACGAACACGCCAAGCGCGCGCGGGTGATGGCCGAGCTGGTGCCGGGCGTGCTGGAACTGGCGCAGCTGGCCAGGTCCTACGGCATCGGCTACACCGTGGACGCCGAAGAGGCCGACCGCCTGGAACTGTCGCTGGACATCATCGAAGCCACCTTCTCCGACCCGTCGCTGGACGGCTGGGAAGGCTACGGCCTGGCGGTGCAGGCGTACCAGAAGCGCACCCCGTACACGATCGACTTCCTCGCCGACCTGGCGCGCCGCGTCGGCCGCCGCATCCCGGTGCGCCTGGTCAAGGGTGCGTACTGGGACGCGGAGATCAAGCGCGCGCAGGTCGAAGGCCATCCGGGCTACCCGGTGTTCACCCGCAAGCAGAACACCGACGTGTCCTACCTGGCCTGCGCCAAGCGCATGTTCGCGCACAGCGACGCGCTGTACCCGATGTTCGCCACCCACAACGCGCAGACCATCGCCGCGGTGCGCGCCATCGCCGGCAGCAAGGACTACGAACACCAGAAGCTGCACGGCATGGGCGACGATCTCTACGCCGAGGTGATCCCCGCCGACCGCCTGGGCGTGCCCTGTCGCGTGTACGCGCCGGTCGGCTCGCACGAGGACCTGCTGCCGTACCTGGTGCGGCGCCTGCTCGAGAACGGCGCCAACTCCAGCTTCGTCAACCGCATCACCGACGAGGACGTGGCCATCGAGGACCTGATCCGCGATCCGGTCGAGGCCGTGTCCGCGTTCGCTTCCATCCCGCATCCGAAGATTCCGCTGCCGGCCGATCTGCTGCGCAGCCAGAACCACAACAGGAAAAATTCCATGGGCGCCAACCTCGCCAACGACAACGACCTGCGCGCGCTGGCCGACCAGCTCAACGCCGCGATCAAGCCCTGGCAGGCCGCACCGCTGGTGCCGGGCGCCGTGATCGCCAGCGAAGCGCTGCCGGTGACCAACCCCGCCGACCGCCGCGAGGTAGTGGGCCGCTGGCAGCCGGCCGACGCGGCCACCGTGGAGAAGGCGCTGGCCAACGCGGTCGCCGCGCAGCCGGGCTGGAACCGCACCCCCGCCGCCAGCCGCGCCACCATCCTCGAGCATGCCGCCGACCTGCTGGAAGCGCGCATGCCCGAGTTCATCGCGCTGTGCGTCAAGGAAGCCGGCAAGACCCTGCCCGATGGCGTCGCCGAAGTGCGCGAAGCGGTGGATTTCCTGCGTTACTACGCCGGCCAGGCGCGCGCCCAGTTCGGCGCGCCCGAGCGCCTGCCCGGGCCCACCGGCGAGTCCAACGAACTGCAGCTGCAAGGCCGCGGCGTGTTCGTGTGCATCAGCCCGTGGAATTTCCCGCTGGCGATCTTCCTGGGCCAGGTCGCCGCGGCGCTGGCCGCCGGCAACAGCGTCATCGCCAAGCCGGCCGAGCAGACCAACCTGGTCGGCCATGCCGCGGTGAAGCTGCTGCACGAAGCCGGCGTGCCGGCGGCGGCGGTGCAGTTCCTGCCCGGCGACGGCGCCACCGTCGGCGCCGCGCTGACCCGCGATCCGCGCGTGGCCGGCGTCGCCTTCACCGGTTCGACCGAGACCGCGCGTGCGATCAACCGCGCGCTGGCCGCGCGCGACGCCGCGATCGGCGTGCTGATCGCCGAGACCGGCGGCCAGAACGCGTTCATCGCCGACTCCTCGTCGCTGCCCGAGGCGGTGGTCAAGGACGCGATCTCCAGCGCCTTCATCTCCGCCGGCCAGCGCTGCTCGGCCGCGCGCGTGCTGTTCGTGCAGGACGACATCGCCGACAAGGTGATGACCATGCTCGCCGGCGCGATGGCCGAACTGAAGATCGGAGACCCGGGCCTGCTGTCCACCGACGTCGGCCCGGTGATCGACGCCGACGCGCTGCAGATCCTCACCGACCACGCCGCGCGCATGGACCGCGAAGCGCGCCTGATCGCAGCGGCCGCCAGCGACGACAGCACCGCGCACGGCAGCTTCTTCGCCCCGCGCGCCTACGAATTGCAGTCGCTGGCGCAGCTGCAGCGCGAGATCTTCGGACCGGTGCTGCACGTGATCCGCTGGAAGGCCGACCAGCTCGATGCGGTGATCGAGCAGATCAACGCCACCGGCTACGGCCTGACCCTGGGCGTGCACTCGCGCATCGACGAGACCATCGAACGCATCGCCGCACGCGTGCAGGTCGGCAACGTCTACGTCAACCGCAACCAGATCGGCGCGGTGGTCGGCGTGCAGCCGTTCGGCGGCCAGGGCCTGTCCGGCACCGGTCCCAAGGCCGGCGGCCCGCACTACCTGCTGCGCTTCGCCACCGAGAAGGTGGTGACGGTCAACACCACCGCGGCCGGCGGCAACGCATCGCTGCTGACCCTGGGCGACTGA
- a CDS encoding DUF2244 domain-containing protein yields the protein MIEMCPFSAEGAGTQLRLRPPRALSARQFVMLFAALAGAMWAVAVLGWFAGNVFAPAFALLHSIVVALALRWTWRSGDREEDIRVGPGCVEVTRTNAGTPAFRAHPHWVRLRIEGDDRVVLACSGKQVRVGEFLGPDERRELAQTLEGLLAAATGRNR from the coding sequence ATGATCGAAATGTGTCCGTTTTCTGCGGAGGGAGCGGGTACGCAGCTGCGGCTGCGGCCGCCGCGGGCGCTCAGTGCCCGGCAATTCGTGATGTTGTTCGCGGCGCTGGCCGGGGCGATGTGGGCGGTGGCGGTGTTGGGGTGGTTCGCCGGCAACGTGTTCGCGCCGGCGTTCGCCTTGTTGCACAGCATCGTGGTGGCGCTCGCGCTGCGCTGGACATGGCGCAGCGGCGATCGCGAAGAGGACATCCGGGTGGGTCCGGGCTGCGTGGAAGTGACCCGCACGAATGCAGGAACGCCGGCGTTCCGCGCCCACCCGCATTGGGTGCGGTTGCGGATCGAAGGCGACGACAGGGTGGTGCTGGCGTGCAGCGGCAAGCAGGTCCGGGTTGGCGAGTTTCTCGGCCCGGACGAGCGCCGCGAGCTGGCGCAGACCCTGGAAGGCTTGCTGGCGGCCGCGACCGGCCGCAACCGATGA
- the coxB gene encoding cytochrome c oxidase subunit II — MKQCGMWKQQAVRGAMALAAALAAPMAWAQSADPKPWQLNMGRGVTQSARNAYDSNMLSLWICAAIGVLVFGAMGYAMFKFRKSKGAVAAQFSHNTKAEVIWTVIPVLILIAMAWPATAKLIAMYDTRDAELTIKVTGYQWMWRYEYLGENVAFTSRLARDSDRIRQSGQVPTLESNPHYLLDVDNRLVLPVNTKVRFVITSDDVIHAWWVPALGWKQDAIPGIINEAWTDIDTPGVYRGQCAELCGKDHGFMPIVVEAVSKQDFQKWLAARKPAPAAAPAAPAAAPAAAPATPAAPDAPAPEATAPAAPPQALLLRLRSGSHLTVQAA; from the coding sequence ATGAAGCAATGCGGCATGTGGAAGCAACAGGCGGTCAGGGGCGCGATGGCATTGGCGGCGGCGCTGGCCGCACCGATGGCGTGGGCACAATCGGCCGATCCGAAACCCTGGCAATTGAACATGGGCCGCGGCGTCACCCAGAGCGCGCGCAACGCCTACGATTCGAACATGCTGTCGCTGTGGATCTGCGCGGCCATCGGCGTGCTGGTGTTCGGCGCGATGGGCTATGCGATGTTCAAGTTCCGCAAGTCCAAGGGCGCGGTCGCGGCGCAGTTCAGCCATAACACCAAGGCCGAAGTGATCTGGACGGTGATCCCGGTGCTGATCCTGATCGCGATGGCGTGGCCGGCCACGGCCAAGCTGATCGCCATGTACGACACCCGCGATGCCGAGCTGACGATCAAGGTCACCGGCTACCAGTGGATGTGGCGCTACGAATACCTGGGCGAGAACGTGGCCTTCACCAGCCGCCTGGCGCGCGACTCGGACCGCATCCGCCAGAGCGGCCAGGTGCCGACCCTGGAGAGCAACCCGCACTACCTGCTCGACGTGGACAACCGGCTGGTGCTGCCGGTGAACACCAAGGTGCGGTTCGTGATCACTTCCGACGACGTGATCCACGCCTGGTGGGTGCCGGCGCTGGGCTGGAAGCAGGACGCCATCCCCGGGATCATCAACGAAGCCTGGACCGACATCGACACGCCCGGCGTGTACCGCGGCCAGTGCGCCGAACTGTGCGGCAAGGACCACGGCTTCATGCCGATCGTGGTCGAGGCGGTGTCCAAGCAGGACTTCCAGAAGTGGCTGGCGGCACGCAAGCCGGCACCGGCGGCGGCTCCGGCCGCGCCGGCCGCCGCACCTGCCGCAGCGCCCGCCACGCCGGCGGCGCCGGATGCGCCCGCGCCCGAGGCCACTGCGCCGGCCGCGCCGCCGCAGGCCCTGCTGCTCCGTCTTCGTTCCGGCTCGCACCTGACCGTGCAAGCCGCCTGA